The nucleotide sequence AGCGCCCCAGCCAATCCATGCTGTACTCCTTTTCGCGGCGGGCGAGGTCCTCTTTGGTCTTCGCGATAATCTCATCCAGAATCATTACTTTCCTTGTGTTGTTTTACGTTGGCGTTTCATGCACTCGGCAATGGCTTTGACATGCTTTTCGAGTTCGGGGTCCGTCTCGCCGCCCATCGCCTTGAGCGCTTTTTTCATCGTCGCGTCGGCTTCGCTGCAGCGGCCGAGTTTGTAGTACCCCCAGGCGAGCGAATCGAGGTAGAAGGGCGATCCGGGTTCCTGCTGCAGCGCCGCTTTGACATAGCCAATCCCCGCTTCCGGGTCAACGTCGTTGTCGATCAGCAGGTAGCCAAGGTAGTTCAGCATCAGGGCGTCTTTTTCGCTTTTGACGGCCGTCTTCAGCTTCTCGACGGTCTCGGCCACCAGCTTCGGGTCACGCTTGTCCTCCGCCCCTTCGAAGGCGAAAATCGCGCTCTGCCCCAGGTAGTTCGCATCGCCGTTCTCCTTATAGAGGTTTTCGGCCAGTTCGGAAGCCGCGGCGTACTCCTTGGCATTGATATAGAGTTTGAGCAGCAGGGCATCGTCCGTATGATGCTGTTCAAGGAAGTGTTTCAGCGGAACCATGTCGTTTTGGTAGCTGTAGATGCGGACGATGGCATCGGCCACGTCTTTGGAAGGGTAGTTGCTGTAAAGGCGCAGGTAGGTGCCCAGCATCCCCTCGATATTGTTCTGCTCGCTGTAGAGCCCCGCCAGCCGTTTGCAGATGCGTTCGGAGCAGCCGTTGAGGCGGATATGCGTCTCAAGCTGGGCGATGGCGTCCTTCTGCCGGTCGAGGTTGACGTAGAGGATCACGGCCATCCGGTCGAGGACCATCTCATCGTAATCAATGTCGTAGGCACTCTCCAGGTAGCGCAGCGCCGTGTTGTACTGCTTCTGCTGGGCGTAGATCTCGGAGACGCCGATATAATCCTGCTTCGCCTTCGTCTGTTCCAGCAGAGCCAGGGCTGCGACCTCGGCTGCTTTCATCTCCCCCTTGCCGATCAGGGCACGGATGCGGTAGCGCTCCACCTGGGCATCGAACCCCTCCTGCTCGCGGAACGATGCGGTGTTTTCCAGCACGTCGTCGTACTGTTTGGCATGCAGCAGGTTTTCAAAGAAGTGGTCGCGGTAGGGGACGCGCGGCGCTTTCTCATACAGCACCGCGTAAAGCTGCGCCGCCGTCGCGTACTGTCCGTGCGCCTCCGCGTCAAGGGCAAAGAGGGTGTAGGCGTCCTCTTCGTCGAAGGCCTTCGTCTGCGGCGAGAGCGCCGGCTCTTTCAGGCTGCACCCGGTGAGGACCAGCAGCAGGGCTCCGCTCAGAAGGGCCGACTTAAACATCGACGATCCCCGGGCACTCCCGCTTGAGCTCATCGACGCGGGTCTTGTAATACTCCCAGAAGGGGAAGGTACGGCACTGGAGGGGACGGGCCGTGTAGACGCCGCAGCCGTTCGTTTCACGGTCGAAAAAGATGCAGTCGTGCGACATGCCGACGATCTTCTCTTTGAGCGAGAACTTGTAGCCCCGTTTTTCAAGGTAGGTGCGGCGGAAGTCCGCCTCCTCCATCGACAGCGCACCCGCCAGTGCCCGGATCTCGTCGGGGGAGACGAAGATATTGCCGCTTTCGCCGGTGCAGCAGCGCCCGCCGCACCCGGCGCAGGCGGAAGGGTCGAACGCGTAGGGGTAGCCGTCTTCTTTTATCATAGGGTGCATTTTATACTGTGCGTCCTTGCATCGCGGTAGACCTGCAGGCTCTTGGCGGAAAACTCATCTTCGTCAAAGGCGAAAATCGGCGGCCGGACGCGCATGAGCGAACGGGAGTTTTTCCGGGCGTGCAGCATCACCAGGGTCGCGTTGCGATCCGGTTTCGAATGAACGAATTGTACATCAACCACTCTTAATTTGGCGCGTTCGCAGGCGGCGCAGAGGTGGGCGAACTGCTGGGGGTCGTAACAGAGCATCAGGTGCCCCTGCGGCCGCAGGAGCTTCGCGGCATGGGAGATGAACGCATCTATGGGAAGGTGCAGGTTGTAGCGCGCCGTGTGCACCATCTCATTCTCCGAGCGCGAGGCCCCCTCGTGGTAGAAGGGGGGATTGGAGACGATGTACTCGAACCCTTCGGGGTCGTTAAACGTGAGAAAATCCGTGTGGTGAACCCGGTAGCCGATCCCGTTCACTTCCGCGTTCTTCGAGGCGTACTGCACGAAAGCGTCCTGCTTCTCCACCGCCTCGAGCCGCACTTTCGGGTTGTCGCGGGCTACCAGCAGCCCAACGACGCCGCAGCCGGCCCCCACGTCGAGCATGCGGCCCCGCGGTGCGAAAGAGGAGATGAAGTCGTAGAGGAAAATCGAGTCACTGTTGTAGCAGTACCCCTCCTGCGGCTGGTAAAGCAGCATCGAACGCCTTTTGATTTATAATTCCGTCATTATACAGTGCCGCGGCGTTCTCGCCCAAAAGAAAGGATTCGCATGATCATCATCCCCGCCCGTCTGGCTTCGACCCGCTTCCCGCAAAAAGTCCTGGCGGATATCGGCGGCCTGCCGATGGTCGTCCGCACGGCGCGGCAGGTCGCGCACCTCGACAACGTCGTCGTCGCCGCCGATGACGAAAGCATCATCGAGGTCTGCAAGGCCCACGGCGTGAAGGCGATGCTTACCTCGACAACGCACAAAAGCGGCACCGACCGCATCAACGAGTGCGCCCAGCTGCTCGACATCCCCGACGACGAACTCGTCATCAACATCCAGGCCGACGAGCCCTTTATCGAGCCGGAGGTCCTGACCCTGCTGATCGACCGCCTTGGTGCCCTCAAAGCGGAAGGGCGCCCTTTTGTCATGGGCAGCTGCTACAATGCCGTCAACGCGGAAGCCGCCGACGACCCGAATCTCGTCAAGGTCGTCGTGAACGCGAAGCATGACGCCATCTACTTCTCCCGCTCCAAGATCCCCTACAACCGCGGCGGCGGGGCGACCTACTTCGGCCATATCGGCATCTACGGCTTTACCAAGAAGAGCCTGCACGATTTCTGCGCCCTCGACGACGCCCCGATCGAGGACATCGAAAAGCTCGAACAGCTTCGCGCGATTCACCACGGGCTGCCCATCAGCATGGTCAAAGTCGCCAGCACTGGTTTCGGCATCGACACGCCGGAGGACCTGGCACGGGCCAAAGAGATCTTCGGAGTCCAGTAAAGCGGATCCGTTACCGATCAAATGCACAGCGGCATCTTCGTATACATGCCGGATTACGCGACAGACTGATACGATTGATAGATCGATCAAACAGATTTAAAAGTGATATGGGTATTTAAAGGGAAGAAAAAATATTTCCGGCAGGGGCCGGAAATGTAGAAGAAAGTTAGATGTTGTCGCGGATACCGAGATCGGCAACAAGTTTGTCGTATGCAGGGCGGTTTGTGCGTTTGAAGTAACGCATCAGACGGCGGCGCTGACCGACGAGTTTGAGCAGACCGAGGCGTGACGCGTGGTCTTTCTTGAAAGTTTTGAGGTGTTCAGTCAGTTCAGCAATACGTGTGCTGAGCAGTGCGATCTGCACTTCTGAAGAACCAGTGTCGTTTTCGTTACGTCCGAATTTTTTAACAATCTCTTGTTTTTTCGCCGCATCCAAAGCCATAATAGCCTCCTGAGGGTATAATAAATTTTCCGTTCACAATCGAACAAGGGCGAAATTATAGCGAATGTTTCCTGTTTTGGCAATCTTCCCGGACTGCTCGAAGACGTTTTTTACTAAACCCATACTCTATAGTCGATTTTTTTGAGCTACGCTTTAGAGTAATCGGATATAATTTCTCTTAATTAAATCAGATCTCGTGTACCTTGGGATCGGAAAGTGACACCATGCTCATTACCCGTGCCAGCGAATACGCCCTGCTCTCGCTCATCGTCCTGGCCAAGGCCGAGAAGCCCCTCGACGCCGACACCCTCTCCCGGGATCTCGACATCTCCAAGAGTTTTCTCGCGAAGATCCTGCAGTCGATGGCACGCAACGGCATCCTCAACTCTTTCAAGGGCGCCAACGGCGGATTTGCCCTAGCGAAGGACATGCACGACATCACCATCAGGGACATCACCTGCGCCGCCGAGGGGAAGAACCCCTCCGTCTTCGACTGTTCCAAATCCCAGAAAGACTGCCCCTCCGACAAGGCATCCACCTGTCAGATCTGGCCCGTCGTCAACCGGCTTCAGGGCAAGATCGACACTTTCCTGGAGGGATTGACCCTCGCCGACCTGATCGAACAGTAACCAATAGAAAGGCCATTGTGACCATTTACCACCTCTCCCATATCGACCTCGACGGCTACAGCTGCCAGCTTGTCATGCAGCATACGCCCCATACCATGCATTTTTACAACGCCAACTACGGCGAAGAGGTCCCCGAACGCCTGCGCCAGATCGTCGAGGCGCTTGAACACGAACGCGAAGCGATGATCCTCGTCACCGACCTGAACCTGACCCCCGACGAGTCCCGCTGGCTCGACGGCGAAGTGAAACGCTTCAACGAAACGGGTAAAAAGATCACCCTGCAGCTGCTCGACCACCACGGCAGCGGCAAGGAGAGCGCAGCACGCTACGGCTGGTACCTGCTCGATACCGACCGCAGCGCCACGAAGATCACCTATGAATTCGCCAAAGAACAGGGGTGGCTGCAGGAGGAGCCCGCGTGGATGGAGGCCTATGTCGCCGTTGTCAACGCCGTCGACCTCTGGCTGCAGCATGAAGCGGAGAACTTCGAATACGGAAAGGTCCTCATGCGCCTCGTGAGCGAGACCCGCGAACTGGGCCGGACCCTCTTTGCGGAGCAGGACCGCACCTACAAGCTGCGCCTGCTCACCGAAGCCGCGGCGATGATCGATCTTCCCGACGCCCCGATCGTGCTCGATGAGAAGATCCACCTGATGAAAAAGGGGTTTTTCCGCGAAGAGGAGAACAATACCCTCGACAACCTCGTCACGAAGTACATCGTCTCCCTCATGGGAGAGAAACGCAAGGAGATGACGATCTACTACAAAGGGTACCGCGGCTTTTTAAGCTATGCCGTCGGCAACACTTCCATCATCGGCAACGGCTTTCTCGTCGCCTACCCCGAGTATGATTTCATTGTCGACATCAGCCCCCGCGGGACGATGAGCCTGCGTGCCAACAACCAGGTCGACGTCTCCCTTATCGCCAAAGAGTGGGCGGGCGGCGGCGGACACCCCAACGCCTCCGGCGGCCGGATCCAGGGCTTCAAAGAGCAGTTCCGCTACGACAAGGTCAAAGCGCAGATCGAATCACTGATCGCCAAGCGCGAATCCGTCTCCGGGAAACTGCCGCAGAAAAGCGAATAGACCCCTAGCGGTTTTTCGCGAAATAGCGCTCCACACCCTCTGCCAGGCCCCTGGCAAAATAATCCTGATACGTATTGCTGTGAATACGCACCGCCTCTTTGGGGTGGGTAATAAAGCCTATTTCGACGAGGACCGCCGGCATCTGCGCGCCGACCAGAACCCAGAACGGCCCCTCACGCACCCCGGCATCCTTTACCTCTTTGTAACGGGCCCGCAGCGACGAGAGTACGCTGGATTGCAGGTCTATTGCCAGTTTGTGTGACGCGACGATCTTTTCGGAGTTGAGGACGTTCAAAAAGGTGCTCTTGCCGTAAAAATCCATATCCTCGACTTCCGCCTTGTTCTCCAGGGCCGCGGCATTCGTTGCCCGCTTGGAACGCGACGGGGAGAGAAAGTAGGTCTCGATGCCGTACGCCTTGCGCGCCTTGCTTTTGGGCACGGCGTTGGCATGCAGGGAGATGAAAAGGTCCGCTTTCTTCTTGTTGGCGTAGCCCGTACGGTTGCGCAGCTTGATGAACTTGTCGTTGCTGCGGGTCATGTAGACGGTGTAGCCGCGTTCGCGCAAACGTGAGGCCGTCTTCGCCGCCAGGGAGAGGACGATCTCCTTCTCCTTGTAACGGTTGTGCCCGACGGCCCCGCCGTCCTTGCCCCCGTGGCCCGGGTCGATGACGATTACCCGCTCTTTGTTGCGGGCCTGGCCCGGGCTTGCCACCGGCACGTGCTTGGGCGACGTCACCCCGGAGAGCCCGGCACGTACCGTCAGTGTCTTTTCCACTTTTGCAAAGCGCACCGGCAGCGCCTTGGAACTTTCCAGAACCAGGCGGATGGTCTGCGGTTTGTACTGGGTCAGGCTGATGCGCTTGAGCTCGCGGTGGGTCAGTGTATGGGACTTATCCAGAACGGCGTGAATGTCCAGGACGTAGCGGTAGCCGTGCTTGCCGCTTTTTTTCAGCTTGAAGAAGTTGACATCCCTGTTCGAGAGCGGTTTCTCAAAATGGAACACGAGATTGCCGCTGTCCCATTCGACCTCTTCCAGACGGTTCTGCCCCTTTATGCTCGGTGCTTTCACCTTTGGTGTTTCAGCTTCCGGCTCCGGTGCTGCCGCCGGAGCCGGCACGGTTTTGGGTTCGGGCGCGGGCAGGGTTTTGAGTTTTCTGCTGTAGTCGCTGACGTCGATATGCAGCGCGCTGCCGCTGGCAACGATCCCCTCGAGCGCACGGCGTTTCTTCGCCGTATCGCCTTCCATCGTTGCGTCCATATAGGCCGCTTTAAAGGTATCGTACGCCTGGAAGATTTCGGACTGTTTGTTAGAGTGGAGCGCGGCTTCCGCCTCGGAGACGGTCATCGCGTTGAGGGACGTACCAAGCAGTACGGCAGCGGTGGTGATCAGGCAGAGCCGCTTCAGCGTCATCAGGGCCTATTCGCCTTCGGTCAGCTTCTTCATCAGGTCGGCCACGCTGATGAGCTCGTTGATCCGGTAGCCGTTCGTGCCGGAGAAGAAGAGGCCGAGCTCGGTATTCCCCTCGTAGGCATCGCTGAGGCGGTCGGCGATACAGAAGCCGACCGCTTTCGCCTCGACCCCGCGTTCGCAGGGGGCGACGCAGTTCGAGATACACTTGATCGCAGGTCCGGTGCGCGTCTCGATCAGGCTGCTCAGGTTGGTACGCACCCCTCTGGCCGGGTAGCCGACCGGGGATTTCATGAGGTGGATATCCTCTTCTTTGGCTTCGAGCAGAACCTTTTTGAAGTTCGGGTGGGCGTCGCATTCGTACGTACCGATGAAACGGGTACCCATCTGTACCCCTTTGGCACCCAGTTCCATCATCTCCTCGATGTCCTTCTTGTCCCAGATGCCCCCGGCGGCAATGACCGGGATATCGCCCCAGGTCGCGGCCTCTTCGACAACGGGCTTGACGAGGTTCTCGAGCTGGTGCTCCTCCATGGAACACTGCTCATAGGTAAAGCCCTGGTGGCCGCCGCTTTTGGGACCTTCGAGGATGACAGCGTCAGGGAGACGGTTGTAGCGCTTTTCCCAGCGTTTACAGATGATCTTGAGCGCTTTGGGCGAAGAGACGATCGGTACCAGGGCCACATCGGGGTACCCTTCGGTGAACTCCGGCATGTTCGTCGGCAGTCCCGCCCCGGTGATGATGATGTCGATTCCCGCTTCGCAGGCATCACGGACGACACGGCCGTAGTCGTTGATGGCGTAGAGAATATTGGCCGCGAGCGGTGCATCGCCGCAGATCTTGCGCGCGTTGTCGATGATGGCGGTCAGCCCCTCTTTGGAGTAGAAGTTCTCCACGTCCAGCGGGCGGCCGGCCACCAGTTTGTGCGCATGCTCTTTCTGCTCGTAGTAGCCGGTGCCGACGGCGCTGATGACACCGAGTCCGCCCTCTTTGGAGACGGTTCCGGCCAGACGGTCCCAGCTGATGCCGACGCCCATCCCGCCCTGAACGATCGGTTTTTCAAGCGTATATTTACCGATTTTCAGCGGTTTGAAACTCATCTATTTCACCTTTACGCGGGCAAATTTGCGTTTGCCTACCTGAAGAATGTACTCGCCCGCTTCCAGCTGAAGCTGTTCGTCATCCACTTTTTCTTGATCCATTTTAACGGCTCCTTGCTTAAGGTCGCGCCGGGCCTGCGATGTAGATGCCTCAAGGCCGCAATCCTGCAAGGCTTTGGCGATCCAGACCGGGCCGTCAAGCTCGAATTCGGGCATGTCGCTCGGCAGTTCGCTCTTGGCGTGGACCCGCTCGAACTCCGCCTTCGCCGCATCAGCATCCGTTGCGCTGTGGAAACGCTCGACGATCTCCATCGCCAGCGCTTCCTTGACCTTTTTCGGGTGGGCCGCGCCGCTCTCGACATCGGCTTTGAGCTGGGCGATCTCGGCAAGGCTCTTGTGGCTGAGCAGCTCGTAGTAGCGCCACATCAGCTCGTCCGAGATACTGAGCACCTTCCCGAACATCTCCCCCGGAGCTTCGGCGACGCCGATATAGTTGTTGAGGCTCTTGCTCATCTTCTGGACGCCGTCGAGGCCCTCGAGGATCGGCATCATCAATACCGCCTGTTCCTTGCCCTTCTCGTAGGCGCGCTGCAGGTGGCGTCCCATCAGAAGGTTGAACTTCTGGTCCGTCCCCCCGATCTCGATGTCGCTGTCGAGGTGGACACTGTCAAAGCCCTGGAGCAGCGGGTAGATAAACTCGCTGATGGAAATGGGCGTGCCGCTTTTGTAGCGCTTCTCGAAATCATCACGCTCGAGCATCCGTGCGACGTTCATCAGGGTCGTGAGCTCCAGCATCCCCGCCGCGCCGATAGGGTTGATCCAGTCGGCGTTGAAGAGGACGTCCGTTTTTTCCGGATCGAGGATCTTGAAGACCTGTTCTTTGTAACTTTTGGCATTTTCCGCGATCTGCTCGGGGAGCAGCTTCTTGCGCGTCTCGCTTTTGCCGGTCGGGTCGCCAATCTGCGCCGTGAAGTCACCGATGATGAACTGGACGCGTCCGCCGATGCGCTGGAAAGCGGCCAGCTTGTTGAGCAGGACCGTATGGCCCAGGTGCAGGTCCGGCGCCGTCGGGTCGAACCCGGCTTTTACGCTGAAGGTTTTCCCCTCGTCGAGGGCCCCTTTTACCAGCGCCTCGATACGCGCTTCGTCGATGATCTCCGCCGTACCGCGGCGGATCTCAGCCAATGCTTCTGTTACTGTCATTCTTTCCCTTCACCTCTTACACGGAACGATACGCATCGTCCGTTCGAATAAACTGTATGATATGAATTTTTTGTTCAATTTTAGCGCGCAGGCGGTTAATATCCGCTTCCGAACTCTGGAACTCCAGCTCGCACAGCTGCTGGTGTTCCTGGCGTTCCTTGCCCAGCTCGATGCTGACAATCTCCGCCCCCAGCTTCGCCAGGAAGGTGAGGAAATCCGCCAGTGCCCCCTTGGCGTTGTGCATGCTGACAATCATGTGGTAGTGGAAGATGCTCTCCTGCTTCCAGCGCACGAAGAGCATCGGCTCCTCATCCTCGATCAGCGTTGCGGCGTGCTGGCACATCTTGTGGTGGATGTGCGCCTTGCCGTTACTCACAAATCCGACGATCTCGTCCCCGGCCTTGGGGTGGCAGCAGAAATCGAAAACGACGTCCGAGATCGTGTGGTTCGAGAAGAGCTCGATCGAACCGAAACGGTAGAGCTTGAGCTTGAAACGGTGTGTCGCCAGGAAGGCACCGAACTTCTTGTGCGAACGCAGCGCCTTGAGGTAGTGGTGCAGCACCTCTCTGAGGTAGTCGACGTCCCGGGCAATCATCCAGGCGTTCTGCAGCCGGTTGTGTTCGCGCAGCCACTCCCGGATGCGGGTAACGTTGAGCTGCATGACGCCGCGCATGATCAACAGGCCGCTCTTGCTGTCGATATCGCGGATGCGGTGACGGCAGTTGATGCGGATATGCTGTTTCGCCCGGGAGGTCTTGACGGCATCCATCCAGCTGCAGCGCAGCTGCTTCTCCTCGGAGGTCATGATCCGGACGATGTCGCCGTTATGCAGCTCCGCCAGCAGGCTCTTGCTCTCCTTGTTTACGAGGCACGATTCCGCCCGGTCCCCGATCTCTGTATGGACGGCGTAGGCGAAGTCGAGCGCCGTGGCACCGCGCGGGAGGGTGTAGGGTTTTCCCTTGGGGGAGAAAACGCTGATATCCTCGCTGTAGAGGTCGGTCTTCGCCAGCTCGTAGAAGTCCTCGATCGACTCCTCCTGATACTGCAGGTTCTGCAGCCAGTCGAGGTTGATGTTGTTGCCGCCGCTCTTGTACTTCCAGTGGGCTGCGACCCCCAGTTCCGCCGTCTTGTGCATCTCGAAGGTACGGATCTGCACCTCGATAATGGAGGTGTCGTCGAACACCGTCGTGTGCAGGGTCTGGTAGCCGTTCTCTTTCGGGATGGCGATGTAGTCCTTGAACCGCGACGTGAGCGGCTGGAAATGCAGGTGCACGAGCCCGAGCACGCTGTAGCACTGGGTCGGGTCGTTCACGAGCACCCTGATCGCCAGCAGGTCCAGCACCTCGTCGATGCTGATTCCCTTGCGCTGCATTTTGAGGTAGATGGAGTAGTCGTGTTTGATCCGGCTGAGGATCTCGTAGCTGCCGGGCATGATGCCGTGGCGCTCCATCAGCTTCGCGATCTTCTGGCGGAAGCCGTTGAGGCGCAGCTCGATATCGTGGTAGTTCGCCTTCAGGTAGTCGTCGATCCGTTTCTTCTCGTCGGCGAAGACATAGGTAAAGCTCAGGTCTTCCAGGAAGTTCTTGATGTAGGAGATACCGAGGCGGTGGGCAATAGGGGCGTAGACGACCAGGGTCTCCTCGGCGATGCGGCGCTGCTTGGCCTCCGGCAACGCATCGAGGGTCAGCATGTTGTGCAGCCGGTCGCAGAGCTTGACGACCAGGACGCGGATGTCCTTGATGGAGGCGAGCAGCATTTTGCGGAACGTCAGCGCGGAGACGACGAGCTTTTCATCCGAATGCGAAGGGATGAGCTCCTTGTCCCGGATCAGGTCGATCTTCGTGAGACCGTGCACCAGGTGGGCGACGTCGGAGCCGTAGCGCATCTCCACCGCTTCGATGGTGTTGGGCGTATCCTCGACGACATCATGAAGCAGCGCCGCGATGACCATGGCGCGGTCCCCGGTAATGGAGGCTACCAGCGCGGAAACAAGGATGGGGTGGACGACATAGGGTTCGCCGCTCTTGCGTGTCTGGTGCGCATGGGCGTCTTTGGAAAAAAGCAGCGCATCTTCGATCAGTTCGTCAAAGGCGATGTTTTCGTGCAGCAGCGCCGTCGCACTTTCAATATCCCGAATGGAACGGATCTGGTTGATATCAAAATTGTTTGCCATGGCTGCTCTTTGCGGTCAAATGTAGGAGCGCCCGGCGGGCGCAGGGAGGGAGGGTCAGGCTTTCTGCTTGAAGCCCTTGATGAGAACGAGGCCTTCCGCGATCTCCATCAGCGCGAGGTCGGTCGACTTGGTCGTTTTAAGGTCGAGGTTGAGCTTGCTCTGGGCACCGTTTTCCAGCTCTTTCGCGCGCTGTGCGACGGCGATGGCAAGCTGGTAGCGGTCGATGCCGGCAGTGCTGAGGGCTTTAGCGGTAATCTCTTCAAGACGAAGGTTTGTCATGGTGTTTTCCTTTGGTAAATTTCTTACTGCTGTACGATGGAGCAGTTGGTGTAATCGCCGCCGATGATCTCAAGCAGGTTCCCCTGCTTGAACATGTCGCAGACGATAATCGGCAGTTTGTTATCCTTGGCCAGCGCGATGGACGTATCGTCCATGACCTTGATGTGGTCATGCAGTGCCTGATCATACGTCAGGGTGTCCAGTTTGACGGCATCTTCGAATTGATTCGGGTCCCGGTCATAGACGCCGTCGACCTTCGTTGCTTTGATGATGACATCGGCGCCGATCTCGACCGCCCGCAGCGTCGCGGCGGTGTCCGTCGTAAAGAAGGGGTTCCCCGTGCCCGCCGCGAAGATCACGACGCGTCCCTTTTCCAGGTGGCGGACCGCACGGCGCTGGATGTAGGGCTCGGCGATCTGTTCCATTTTGATCGCCGTCTGCACCCTTACCTTCAATCCGGCATGCTCGCACGCCTCCTGCATCGCCACGGCGTTAATGACCGTCGCCAGCATGCCCATGTAGTCACCGGCGGTACGGCGGATGATCCCGTCCTTTGCCGCCGTTACGCCGCGGATGATATTGCCGCCGCCGATGACAAGACCGACCTGGATCCCCGCGTCGACGAGGCTCTTGATCTCCTGGGAGATGTAATTGAGGATCTGGGTGTCGATCCCGTGACCGGCTTCACCGGCCAGCGCTTCACCTGAAAACTTAACCAACACCCGTTTTTGACCCATCAAACACGCTCCTCTCTCTTACACCAACGACGCCAGCAGCGCGTAAAAAGTGTCTTTATAAAATCCCGCAATTATATTTTACAATCGCTTTAAAGAAGCTTTAAGAAAAGAAAATCCCCGGCATGCGGGGGAAAGAAAGTTTCAATCGGAAGCAGCGGATCCGCGCTAAAACCAGAGCTCGTCGCCGTGGCGGAGCAGATCGACGTAGTTCGCGCGCTCCAGGGCCGAAGGGTTGGGGGCCTTGGCGTAGCTGATGGCCCCGCGCATCTGGTCGAACGATTCGTACTCATGCTCCGTCATCCAGTGCTCCGCGGCCTCCAGCATCACAGCGGCATGGGTCTCCCCCCGTTCGTAGAAGACCGTTGCGGCCGCCACCGTACTCGCCCCGGCCATCACGGCCTTGACGATATCGGTTCCCTCCGTTACCCCGCCCCCGGCGCAGAACTGCAGCCCGCTCTGTCCGTAGCAGATCGCCACGGCGCGCAGGGCCGCCGCAAAATCGGCCGGGGAACTTTTGTAGAGTTTG is from Sulfurimonas sp. HSL-1656 and encodes:
- a CDS encoding YkgJ family cysteine cluster protein codes for the protein MIKEDGYPYAFDPSACAGCGGRCCTGESGNIFVSPDEIRALAGALSMEEADFRRTYLEKRGYKFSLKEKIVGMSHDCIFFDRETNGCGVYTARPLQCRTFPFWEYYKTRVDELKRECPGIVDV
- a CDS encoding methyltransferase; its protein translation is MLLYQPQEGYCYNSDSIFLYDFISSFAPRGRMLDVGAGCGVVGLLVARDNPKVRLEAVEKQDAFVQYASKNAEVNGIGYRVHHTDFLTFNDPEGFEYIVSNPPFYHEGASRSENEMVHTARYNLHLPIDAFISHAAKLLRPQGHLMLCYDPQQFAHLCAACERAKLRVVDVQFVHSKPDRNATLVMLHARKNSRSLMRVRPPIFAFDEDEFSAKSLQVYRDARTHSIKCTL
- the kdsB gene encoding 3-deoxy-manno-octulosonate cytidylyltransferase; amino-acid sequence: MIIIPARLASTRFPQKVLADIGGLPMVVRTARQVAHLDNVVVAADDESIIEVCKAHGVKAMLTSTTHKSGTDRINECAQLLDIPDDELVINIQADEPFIEPEVLTLLIDRLGALKAEGRPFVMGSCYNAVNAEAADDPNLVKVVVNAKHDAIYFSRSKIPYNRGGGATYFGHIGIYGFTKKSLHDFCALDDAPIEDIEKLEQLRAIHHGLPISMVKVASTGFGIDTPEDLARAKEIFGVQ
- the rpsO gene encoding 30S ribosomal protein S15 yields the protein MALDAAKKQEIVKKFGRNENDTGSSEVQIALLSTRIAELTEHLKTFKKDHASRLGLLKLVGQRRRLMRYFKRTNRPAYDKLVADLGIRDNI
- a CDS encoding Rrf2 family transcriptional regulator, translating into MLITRASEYALLSLIVLAKAEKPLDADTLSRDLDISKSFLAKILQSMARNGILNSFKGANGGFALAKDMHDITIRDITCAAEGKNPSVFDCSKSQKDCPSDKASTCQIWPVVNRLQGKIDTFLEGLTLADLIEQ
- a CDS encoding phosphoesterase, producing MTIYHLSHIDLDGYSCQLVMQHTPHTMHFYNANYGEEVPERLRQIVEALEHEREAMILVTDLNLTPDESRWLDGEVKRFNETGKKITLQLLDHHGSGKESAARYGWYLLDTDRSATKITYEFAKEQGWLQEEPAWMEAYVAVVNAVDLWLQHEAENFEYGKVLMRLVSETRELGRTLFAEQDRTYKLRLLTEAAAMIDLPDAPIVLDEKIHLMKKGFFREEENNTLDNLVTKYIVSLMGEKRKEMTIYYKGYRGFLSYAVGNTSIIGNGFLVAYPEYDFIVDISPRGTMSLRANNQVDVSLIAKEWAGGGGHPNASGGRIQGFKEQFRYDKVKAQIESLIAKRESVSGKLPQKSE
- a CDS encoding N-acetylmuramoyl-L-alanine amidase, whose amino-acid sequence is MTLKRLCLITTAAVLLGTSLNAMTVSEAEAALHSNKQSEIFQAYDTFKAAYMDATMEGDTAKKRRALEGIVASGSALHIDVSDYSRKLKTLPAPEPKTVPAPAAAPEPEAETPKVKAPSIKGQNRLEEVEWDSGNLVFHFEKPLSNRDVNFFKLKKSGKHGYRYVLDIHAVLDKSHTLTHRELKRISLTQYKPQTIRLVLESSKALPVRFAKVEKTLTVRAGLSGVTSPKHVPVASPGQARNKERVIVIDPGHGGKDGGAVGHNRYKEKEIVLSLAAKTASRLRERGYTVYMTRSNDKFIKLRNRTGYANKKKADLFISLHANAVPKSKARKAYGIETYFLSPSRSKRATNAAALENKAEVEDMDFYGKSTFLNVLNSEKIVASHKLAIDLQSSVLSSLRARYKEVKDAGVREGPFWVLVGAQMPAVLVEIGFITHPKEAVRIHSNTYQDYFARGLAEGVERYFAKNR
- a CDS encoding nitronate monooxygenase; the encoded protein is MSFKPLKIGKYTLEKPIVQGGMGVGISWDRLAGTVSKEGGLGVISAVGTGYYEQKEHAHKLVAGRPLDVENFYSKEGLTAIIDNARKICGDAPLAANILYAINDYGRVVRDACEAGIDIIITGAGLPTNMPEFTEGYPDVALVPIVSSPKALKIICKRWEKRYNRLPDAVILEGPKSGGHQGFTYEQCSMEEHQLENLVKPVVEEAATWGDIPVIAAGGIWDKKDIEEMMELGAKGVQMGTRFIGTYECDAHPNFKKVLLEAKEEDIHLMKSPVGYPARGVRTNLSSLIETRTGPAIKCISNCVAPCERGVEAKAVGFCIADRLSDAYEGNTELGLFFSGTNGYRINELISVADLMKKLTEGE
- the tyrS gene encoding tyrosine--tRNA ligase codes for the protein MTVTEALAEIRRGTAEIIDEARIEALVKGALDEGKTFSVKAGFDPTAPDLHLGHTVLLNKLAAFQRIGGRVQFIIGDFTAQIGDPTGKSETRKKLLPEQIAENAKSYKEQVFKILDPEKTDVLFNADWINPIGAAGMLELTTLMNVARMLERDDFEKRYKSGTPISISEFIYPLLQGFDSVHLDSDIEIGGTDQKFNLLMGRHLQRAYEKGKEQAVLMMPILEGLDGVQKMSKSLNNYIGVAEAPGEMFGKVLSISDELMWRYYELLSHKSLAEIAQLKADVESGAAHPKKVKEALAMEIVERFHSATDADAAKAEFERVHAKSELPSDMPEFELDGPVWIAKALQDCGLEASTSQARRDLKQGAVKMDQEKVDDEQLQLEAGEYILQVGKRKFARVKVK